In one window of Scytonema millei VB511283 DNA:
- a CDS encoding Rrf2 family transcriptional regulator, with protein sequence MELSSKSEYALLALLELANAYQSAQLLQIRQIAARRDIPERYLDQLLAILRRGGLIKGVRGAKGGYILAREPRQITLLDALRCIEGLDIVSSGEKNAPEAAERGAIEEVWQSAEQAANTVWQNYTLQDLCDRVSARRQLDYMYYI encoded by the coding sequence ATGGAACTTTCGAGCAAATCTGAATATGCACTGCTGGCGCTGCTAGAGTTGGCGAATGCTTATCAGAGCGCTCAGCTACTCCAAATTCGACAGATAGCAGCTAGACGAGATATACCAGAGCGTTATTTGGATCAACTGCTGGCGATATTGCGGCGAGGCGGATTGATTAAAGGTGTACGTGGAGCTAAGGGTGGTTACATCCTGGCACGAGAACCACGCCAAATTACGCTGCTAGATGCTTTGCGTTGTATCGAAGGATTAGACATTGTTTCTTCAGGAGAGAAGAATGCTCCTGAAGCCGCAGAAAGAGGTGCGATTGAGGAAGTTTGGCAATCAGCAGAACAGGCGGCTAACACAGTTTGGCAAAACTATACGCTCCAAGACTTGTGCGATCGCGTTTCCGCTCGCAGGCAGTTAGATTATATGTACTATATTTAG
- the cas3 gene encoding type I-D CRISPR-associated helicase Cas3': protein MPEEISFMTKALQHQVDVFEQSKNADIILDLAPTGTGKTKAGLTVLKHQPHKSAVYIAPTNALIEQQTEAAKQFVREANLPHIVKSASAQDIKSWSNDKVGSRSGEKLYNVLRNPATIFDDVGANTPILLVTNPDIFYYATFFAYNKLDRDNIAASFYTKFSTVIFDEFHLYDAKQLVGMLFYLAYSHVFGFFQHGRKIVLLTATPEPACESALENLKQAGVRIARIDGEAANTNFVPSQTAVNLELKPKPDSKEVWIAELATEVVHRLRESPDKNGAVILDSLDNINLLKKVLDNRGLTDYIGRITGPAPKQDRQKAMQCQVILATSTVDVGFNFERNPEPTRQNLDWLIFSARDRAAFWQRIGRVGRVLGKSETNIDSEAIAYLPANAWQEGLNTLNTTGGRTALKDLLNILPCLDKPFLTAYWRSEASLEIARPLLELEKNSENLALAELIPKLFGTLKSILGGNRTWQDYRYRMKVLQGAENIAQMSLDKLKKDWKYIKGGRAFVKNYIRVKSPEEWDDLQAGRTTIDAYEDIFKQDDIVAELKEFAEIFSTSYAPLFTFRYSLFENLPIRDPFGFILDEAEKSQIDPFHLLRYYEFVQNGDFIEIRTRATETYKLSFRMRYLDSQQEFINTELNKLTAFKNCQIIRSVGGAIRPTPELQTLSKNLLPGVIICPRTNAATLFQLHKQGIVSYPITIACNDDERQYEFLAGLSGILTMAMKFKQLRLPDDEVFIV, encoded by the coding sequence TTGCCAGAAGAAATATCTTTCATGACAAAAGCACTTCAACATCAAGTTGATGTGTTTGAACAATCAAAAAATGCCGATATTATTCTCGATTTAGCACCAACTGGTACGGGTAAAACTAAAGCAGGGTTGACAGTTTTAAAACATCAGCCACATAAAAGTGCTGTTTATATCGCACCAACTAATGCTTTAATTGAACAGCAAACAGAAGCAGCTAAGCAGTTTGTGCGTGAGGCTAACTTACCTCATATTGTCAAATCAGCTTCGGCTCAAGATATTAAAAGCTGGTCTAACGATAAAGTTGGCAGTCGTTCAGGAGAAAAACTATATAATGTCTTGCGCAATCCTGCTACAATTTTTGATGATGTTGGAGCAAATACACCAATTCTGTTAGTAACGAATCCTGATATTTTCTACTATGCAACTTTTTTTGCATACAACAAGCTAGACAGAGATAATATTGCTGCTAGTTTTTACACTAAATTCTCTACAGTCATCTTTGACGAATTTCATCTCTACGATGCTAAACAGCTAGTAGGAATGCTGTTTTATCTAGCATACTCTCACGTCTTTGGCTTTTTTCAACATGGACGGAAGATAGTATTGCTGACAGCAACACCAGAACCAGCTTGTGAATCAGCATTAGAAAATTTAAAACAGGCAGGGGTGAGGATTGCGAGAATTGATGGAGAAGCAGCTAATACTAATTTTGTCCCATCACAAACAGCAGTCAACTTAGAGTTAAAACCGAAGCCAGACAGTAAAGAAGTGTGGATAGCAGAATTAGCTACAGAAGTTGTTCATCGACTTCGAGAAAGTCCAGATAAAAATGGTGCTGTAATTTTGGATTCTCTGGATAATATTAATCTTCTCAAAAAAGTTTTAGATAATCGAGGACTCACTGATTATATCGGACGCATTACGGGACCTGCACCTAAACAAGATAGACAAAAGGCTATGCAGTGTCAAGTTATTTTGGCAACTAGCACTGTAGATGTAGGATTTAACTTTGAAAGGAACCCCGAACCAACACGACAGAATTTAGACTGGTTAATTTTTTCGGCACGCGATCGCGCTGCTTTTTGGCAGAGAATAGGTAGAGTAGGACGTGTTTTAGGTAAATCTGAAACTAATATTGATTCAGAAGCTATTGCTTACTTGCCTGCTAATGCTTGGCAAGAAGGTTTAAATACTCTTAATACGACTGGAGGTCGTACCGCGCTAAAAGATTTACTCAATATACTTCCCTGTTTAGACAAGCCTTTTTTAACAGCTTATTGGCGTTCAGAAGCATCTCTAGAAATCGCACGTCCTTTATTAGAACTGGAAAAAAATTCTGAAAACTTAGCACTTGCTGAATTAATTCCAAAATTGTTTGGTACTTTAAAATCAATTCTTGGGGGAAATCGCACTTGGCAAGACTATCGCTACAGAATGAAAGTTTTGCAAGGTGCTGAAAATATTGCTCAAATGTCTTTAGATAAACTCAAAAAAGACTGGAAGTATATCAAAGGTGGGCGAGCTTTTGTTAAAAACTATATTAGAGTAAAATCACCTGAAGAGTGGGATGATTTACAAGCTGGACGCACGACAATAGATGCATACGAAGATATTTTTAAACAAGATGACATAGTAGCTGAACTCAAAGAGTTTGCTGAAATTTTTAGTACAAGCTATGCCCCATTATTTACTTTTCGCTATAGTTTATTTGAAAACCTTCCCATTCGCGATCCATTCGGTTTTATCTTAGATGAAGCTGAGAAAAGTCAAATCGATCCTTTTCATCTATTGCGCTATTACGAATTTGTTCAAAACGGTGATTTTATCGAAATCAGAACTCGTGCAACTGAGACTTATAAACTGAGTTTTAGAATGCGATATCTTGATAGTCAACAAGAGTTTATCAACACGGAACTGAATAAATTAACAGCTTTTAAAAATTGTCAAATTATTCGCAGCGTTGGAGGAGCAATACGTCCAACACCTGAATTGCAGACATTATCAAAAAATCTTTTGCCAGGAGTCATTATTTGTCCTCGAACTAATGCTGCTACTCTTTTCCAGTTACATAAACAAGGAATTGTTTCGTATCCTATAACTATTGCTTGCAATGATGATGAAAGACAATACGAGTTTTTAGCAGGCTTATCAGGAATTTTAACAATGGCAATGAAGTTTAAACAGCTACGTCTTCCAGATGATGAAGTTTTTATTGTTTAA
- the cas5d gene encoding type I-D CRISPR-associated protein Cas5/Csc1 yields MSTIPFQQAKLIELYCLEPVFFASRELSDTYYTEGVIGNYALTYALGLVNSPYRLQGQATGRPTYKEDLQPIARDFYILPASPLDKIAFRFERFNALSDAYWYSMTNNRVATAREDLPLQRQGKKPNSFRPSNFPQTGKLRMIERGNRFQTLVFGNSQLPDYIRLGKFMSKVKVNILNESSVNLLPEGEYQSQHYLNATDLPQQLETLAFDLISIPPAPIIKNLRFRGCAWQIDETIIPADLHFCGRGSSNE; encoded by the coding sequence ATGTCAACAATTCCTTTTCAGCAAGCAAAACTTATTGAATTATACTGTCTCGAACCAGTTTTTTTTGCCTCTAGGGAGTTGTCTGATACCTATTATACTGAGGGGGTCATTGGGAATTACGCTCTTACCTATGCTTTAGGTTTAGTAAATTCCCCCTATCGCCTCCAAGGTCAGGCTACAGGACGACCAACCTACAAAGAAGATTTACAACCAATAGCACGAGATTTTTATATCTTACCAGCTTCACCTCTAGATAAAATTGCATTCAGATTTGAACGTTTTAATGCTCTTTCTGATGCTTATTGGTATTCAATGACTAATAATCGGGTTGCTACTGCAAGAGAAGATTTACCATTACAGCGCCAAGGGAAAAAACCTAATTCATTTAGACCAAGTAATTTTCCCCAAACTGGAAAACTGCGGATGATTGAACGCGGTAACAGATTTCAAACTTTGGTGTTTGGAAATAGCCAATTACCCGATTATATTCGTCTTGGTAAATTTATGAGTAAAGTTAAAGTCAACATACTCAATGAATCATCAGTTAATTTACTACCGGAAGGTGAATATCAAAGTCAACATTATCTAAATGCTACCGATTTACCACAGCAACTAGAAACTTTAGCTTTTGATTTAATTTCTATCCCTCCCGCACCCATTATTAAAAATCTACGTTTTCGAGGTTGTGCTTGGCAGATTGATGAAACAATCATCCCAGCAGACTTACATTTTTGCGGTAGAGGCAGTAGCAATGAATAA
- a CDS encoding WYL domain-containing protein, translating to MPRKKDTITLSIPPGTKEKLEEIARRLNILWGKEASVSGLIVAIAQHSVEIGKPFTLDANQINALQQAIKALNDAGHIGEAQTVLALLLERGNLEAPLRQSLMKQLGQPVREWRSRIEELIQTQQPFYLLYQNSQDRELDYKVRHAQVRFFEKRFHLMIWCDETADVEDDIPELPELWHNRCLSFDRIKSVVATSGDWRDELDYIEVQLHFRGGLIKAYQPKEEDLEDDTIGDVRQVVRRVANPFWLIREVARYWEDCVIVSPESMRDRLKQKVLTLCKLYDIETRG from the coding sequence ATGCCCAGAAAAAAAGATACGATTACACTGTCAATTCCGCCAGGGACTAAGGAAAAACTCGAAGAAATAGCCCGTCGCCTCAATATCCTTTGGGGCAAAGAAGCCAGTGTTTCTGGCTTAATCGTGGCGATCGCACAACACTCTGTAGAGATTGGAAAGCCCTTCACGCTTGACGCTAACCAAATTAACGCTTTACAGCAGGCGATAAAAGCCCTCAACGATGCAGGTCACATAGGAGAAGCACAAACTGTACTTGCACTCTTATTGGAACGCGGCAATCTCGAAGCGCCACTGCGTCAATCGCTGATGAAACAACTCGGTCAACCCGTTCGAGAATGGAGGAGTAGGATAGAAGAACTAATTCAAACACAGCAGCCTTTTTACCTGCTCTATCAAAACTCTCAAGATCGGGAATTAGATTATAAAGTCCGTCACGCTCAAGTAAGATTTTTTGAAAAACGCTTCCATTTGATGATTTGGTGCGACGAGACAGCAGACGTAGAAGATGATATCCCAGAACTGCCCGAACTATGGCACAACCGTTGCCTGAGCTTTGACAGAATTAAATCTGTCGTGGCTACTAGTGGGGATTGGCGAGACGAACTCGATTACATAGAAGTGCAATTACACTTTCGGGGTGGGCTAATTAAAGCTTATCAACCGAAGGAAGAAGATCTTGAAGATGACACAATCGGTGATGTACGTCAGGTAGTGCGACGAGTCGCTAATCCCTTCTGGCTAATTCGAGAAGTGGCACGGTATTGGGAAGATTGCGTCATTGTATCGCCGGAGAGTATGCGCGATCGCCTCAAGCAAAAAGTCCTTACTTTATGCAAGTTGTATGATATCGAAACCAGAGGTTAA
- the cas7d gene encoding type I-D CRISPR-associated protein Cas7/Csc2 translates to MSIQKLSSVLATTYENFPKGRFITLVVLRTTHSETIFRTEGSGEPMCSEFVQAGLEGENQKTIIQRLVMTKRKQIAPERRYGREHLRAHELLYTNSKDGSLCSLNTNSPCEMCVDCFLYGFAAGGGGAQKSRIWTEDAFSILPASDVVGDRTINAIYENGTMRDEKSNASTALNTSEYIKPGVHFLDVVTLKDVTADELRYVVGNILFTSRYGAVSSRVGRMENQILGVFGSITELPSSLELVQATYDVLGKPLEHPLNSNQLITASQQAIANWRNRRGVSVHLSEAELVNLIADVETHWSEAERDSFLKRLSQSYESFRQVAAEKKKTKSKGKNTPVEVES, encoded by the coding sequence ATGTCGATTCAAAAGCTTTCTTCAGTTCTTGCAACCACTTACGAAAATTTTCCTAAAGGACGTTTTATCACTTTAGTAGTTTTAAGAACAACTCATTCTGAAACTATTTTTCGTACAGAAGGTTCTGGCGAACCAATGTGTAGTGAGTTTGTCCAAGCAGGTTTAGAAGGTGAAAATCAAAAAACTATAATTCAACGCTTGGTAATGACTAAGCGTAAGCAAATAGCACCGGAAAGACGCTATGGTAGAGAGCATTTAAGAGCGCATGAGCTTTTATATACTAATAGTAAAGATGGCTCTCTTTGTTCTTTAAATACTAATTCACCCTGTGAAATGTGCGTAGATTGTTTCCTGTATGGTTTCGCTGCTGGTGGTGGTGGCGCACAAAAAAGCCGTATTTGGACTGAGGATGCTTTTAGTATTTTACCTGCTAGTGACGTTGTGGGCGATCGCACAATTAACGCTATTTATGAAAATGGTACGATGCGCGATGAAAAAAGTAACGCTTCCACAGCTTTAAATACGAGCGAATATATCAAACCAGGCGTACATTTTTTAGATGTCGTCACTCTCAAAGATGTGACTGCTGATGAACTACGATATGTCGTCGGTAATATTTTATTCACCAGTCGTTACGGTGCTGTGTCCAGTCGTGTGGGACGCATGGAAAATCAAATATTAGGTGTATTTGGTAGTATTACTGAACTACCAAGTTCTTTAGAACTCGTACAAGCTACTTACGATGTTTTAGGTAAACCTTTAGAACACCCTCTGAATTCTAACCAATTAATTACAGCTAGCCAGCAAGCCATTGCAAATTGGAGAAATAGAAGAGGAGTATCTGTGCATTTATCTGAAGCAGAATTAGTCAATTTAATTGCTGATGTAGAGACTCATTGGTCAGAAGCAGAACGCGATAGTTTTCTCAAACGCTTAAGCCAATCCTATGAATCTTTCCGTCAGGTTGCGGCTGAAAAGAAAAAGACTAAAAGTAAAGGAAAAAATACTCCAGTTGAAGTAGAGAGTTAG
- a CDS encoding CRISPR-associated protein Csc3 gives MIKRNRLLNRPPKSLEERYFSEIRPQLYENHAHHHQYGVRKGTTLAEHLDSACQFILTVSRIAGVSEDKRPLLLAATAVHDLNKLDTEGRNVKTLARNKDFLREQLERACVLTFVVTDDDFELVRKLIERHSGHNISDAARFLPEDPDIERWAAMLTAADLFDLGIPDEKRFRKLETELTVAFGRSCNLLRLRLTEDKGYITALLLGACEEVLQKHGLNSLAIFPDGELFEGEALPKVNLTKEIAGVWQSKIDLVFGNNIERLVRPTKDGIKITHQAIQQNIEEVLINIEALLEKKKASYKSDKIAKDVTKWGDAAGADAINKATEVGLIPVSNAEEFAISEGLKAAYLSYREVGLSPKEVWDKIACHTGISEQQRIALEPFNGQYGRPLFAAKAAINGIEGIQEALKESFQLRKKSTQSSEDIEVSEEVIAAVNRMVNLPFAIRLNGVNDLNAYIEANPRQRCSLGSTSNNIDELISDNMPPGTKVQAFSNRLPGGINAEPKRQADSIAALAYQLMSVGANFPSVKKQDPLYLHLALPKGSAPELLRIWRELLQQLAATNAEGGTVTVDEIQLYRDNILEFKANKVVGAALPKRPEFVHTTVIIPIVWGETNASLALLKSLRLGLEISLSLDIGFPFTLSSNLEVELFNDVYGRVEGIPAALQPLLGNGQYQERQDAEKILERLRCIGKLAISVASIQKADDCLYDLARACARPIELYYVLLRWILREQDEPNLSAIWSRICESLNTLLKNLMPNETALLTQYLKEAAQIAAEAKIWGSSFKRTAQTEPFTAFIAAIRTQKSHLDLEMIFAALIQQYHTRLDRIREHGVGATKLEQVKRYYEVLRKLYEEVYSARPEKFLSDRKTLEAAYLFFLEEARKQLKSQSQDDSDENTTNT, from the coding sequence ATGATTAAGCGCAATAGGCTTTTAAATCGCCCTCCCAAAAGTTTGGAGGAGCGTTATTTCAGTGAAATTCGCCCTCAACTATACGAAAATCACGCACACCATCATCAGTATGGGGTAAGGAAAGGAACAACCCTTGCAGAGCATTTAGATTCTGCCTGTCAATTTATTTTGACGGTAAGTCGAATAGCAGGAGTATCTGAAGATAAAAGACCATTGCTGCTAGCTGCAACGGCTGTTCATGACTTGAATAAATTAGATACTGAAGGGCGTAATGTCAAAACTCTAGCCAGAAATAAGGACTTTTTAAGAGAACAGCTTGAAAGGGCTTGTGTACTAACTTTTGTGGTGACAGACGATGACTTTGAATTAGTCAGAAAGCTAATTGAACGACATTCAGGTCACAACATCAGCGATGCGGCAAGATTTTTACCAGAAGACCCAGACATTGAACGATGGGCGGCGATGCTGACGGCTGCTGATTTGTTTGATTTAGGAATTCCAGATGAAAAACGTTTTCGCAAACTAGAAACGGAATTAACTGTTGCTTTTGGGCGAAGCTGCAACCTGCTTAGATTACGTTTAACTGAAGATAAAGGTTATATTACAGCCTTACTATTAGGTGCTTGTGAAGAAGTTTTACAAAAGCATGGGTTGAATTCTTTAGCAATTTTTCCTGATGGCGAACTGTTTGAAGGTGAAGCCCTACCAAAAGTAAATTTGACAAAAGAAATAGCGGGTGTTTGGCAAAGTAAAATCGACTTAGTTTTTGGGAATAATATCGAAAGACTTGTTAGACCTACTAAGGATGGTATTAAGATTACTCATCAAGCTATTCAGCAAAATATAGAGGAAGTATTAATAAATATTGAGGCGCTTCTAGAAAAGAAAAAAGCTAGTTATAAATCAGACAAGATTGCTAAAGATGTGACTAAGTGGGGCGATGCGGCTGGTGCAGATGCAATAAACAAAGCGACTGAAGTTGGTTTAATACCTGTGAGTAATGCAGAAGAATTTGCCATATCTGAGGGATTGAAAGCAGCTTATCTCAGCTACCGTGAGGTAGGATTAAGTCCTAAAGAAGTTTGGGACAAAATTGCTTGTCATACTGGTATTTCTGAACAGCAACGGATTGCTCTTGAACCATTTAATGGTCAATATGGGCGACCTTTATTTGCTGCAAAAGCTGCTATTAATGGAATTGAAGGTATTCAAGAAGCTCTCAAAGAATCTTTCCAACTTAGAAAGAAAAGTACACAATCCTCAGAGGACATAGAGGTATCTGAGGAAGTGATTGCAGCCGTTAACAGAATGGTAAATTTACCTTTTGCTATTCGGTTAAATGGAGTCAATGATTTAAATGCTTATATAGAAGCAAATCCTAGACAAAGATGCTCTTTAGGCTCCACTTCTAATAATATAGATGAGCTAATTTCAGATAATATGCCTCCAGGTACGAAAGTCCAAGCTTTTTCTAATCGCTTACCAGGTGGTATCAATGCAGAGCCTAAAAGACAAGCAGATTCAATTGCAGCTTTAGCTTATCAATTGATGTCGGTTGGGGCAAATTTCCCATCTGTTAAAAAACAAGACCCACTTTATTTACATTTAGCATTACCTAAAGGTTCTGCACCTGAATTATTAAGAATTTGGCGCGAACTTCTACAACAACTCGCAGCAACAAATGCTGAGGGTGGCACTGTCACTGTTGATGAAATTCAGCTATATCGAGATAACATACTTGAATTTAAAGCTAATAAAGTAGTTGGTGCAGCGTTACCGAAGCGTCCAGAATTTGTACATACAACAGTGATTATTCCTATAGTGTGGGGAGAAACTAACGCTTCTTTAGCATTACTTAAATCGCTGAGACTCGGTTTAGAAATATCTTTGTCTTTAGATATTGGCTTTCCTTTTACTCTTAGTAGCAACTTAGAAGTCGAGTTATTTAATGATGTTTACGGACGAGTAGAAGGAATTCCTGCTGCTCTGCAACCTTTACTAGGGAATGGACAATATCAAGAACGTCAAGATGCAGAAAAAATTCTTGAGCGTCTACGTTGTATTGGCAAACTAGCAATATCTGTAGCAAGTATTCAAAAAGCCGATGATTGTTTGTACGATTTAGCTCGTGCTTGTGCGAGACCAATAGAACTTTATTATGTTTTACTACGTTGGATTTTACGAGAACAAGATGAACCAAATTTGAGTGCAATTTGGAGTCGGATTTGCGAATCATTAAATACTTTATTGAAGAATCTTATGCCAAATGAAACCGCATTATTGACTCAGTATCTCAAAGAAGCTGCTCAAATAGCAGCGGAGGCGAAAATCTGGGGAAGCTCTTTCAAACGTACTGCTCAAACAGAACCTTTCACAGCTTTTATTGCTGCTATTCGCACTCAAAAATCTCATTTAGATTTAGAGATGATTTTTGCAGCTTTGATACAACAATACCACACCCGTTTAGATCGTATTCGCGAACACGGTGTTGGTGCGACGAAGCTAGAACAAGTTAAGCGTTATTACGAGGTTTTGCGAAAGCTATATGAGGAAGTTTATTCAGCACGTCCTGAAAAGTTTCTATCTGACCGAAAAACTTTAGAAGCTGCCTATTTATTCTTTCTTGAGGAAGCACGCAAGCAACTAAAATCTCAATCTCAAGACGATTCAGATGAAAATACTACCAATACTTAA
- a CDS encoding response regulator, whose product MSVATAEPGTILVVDDTPTNLEILFDFLTNYGFKILIAEDGESALQKAAYASPDLILLDILMPGIDGFETCSRLKANESTREIPVIFMTALSETADKVKGLQVGAVDYVTKPLQHEEVLARVQTHLRLRSLAKQLQAQNVQLQQEIEQRQRQYQRSQLFAEVALKIRQSLQLEEILQAAAIEVQKILQADRVLIYRLRSDGTGSAVAEAVLPGWFSVLGQQFAAEVFPEDCHQLYCQGRIRGIADVEREENIAPCLVEFMRQVQVKAKLVVPIIIKEELWGLLIAHQCSSPRDWTDFETELLGQLADQIGIAITQAQLLEQETRYSQELARSNAELQQFASIASHDLQEPLRKIQAFGNRLQEKYGEILSEQGADYIRRMQNAAQRMQILIDDLLVFSRITTRAQPFVVVNLAKVAKEVLSDLEVLIQQTEARVELSELPTIHADPLQMRQLLQNLIGNAIKFRRKNELPCVKIYSQIIDNREQLTENLLNTYLCQITVEDNGIGFDRKYCDRIFQVFQRLHGRSEYEGTGIGLAICRKIVERHGGSITAESTPSQGAKFIVTLPMHQSID is encoded by the coding sequence ATGAGCGTGGCTACTGCCGAACCAGGCACGATCCTAGTGGTCGATGATACTCCTACTAATTTGGAAATCCTATTCGATTTCTTAACTAATTACGGCTTCAAAATTTTGATCGCTGAAGATGGTGAAAGCGCGCTCCAAAAAGCAGCATATGCCTCGCCAGATCTGATCCTGTTAGATATTTTGATGCCAGGGATAGATGGTTTTGAAACTTGCAGCCGCCTCAAAGCGAATGAATCAACGCGGGAGATTCCGGTAATTTTTATGACTGCCTTGTCTGAAACAGCAGATAAAGTGAAGGGTTTGCAGGTGGGAGCAGTCGATTATGTAACGAAGCCATTACAGCATGAAGAGGTGTTGGCAAGGGTGCAGACGCATCTTCGGTTGCGATCGCTAGCCAAGCAACTCCAAGCGCAAAACGTACAGTTACAGCAGGAGATCGAGCAGCGCCAACGGCAGTATCAGCGATCGCAATTATTTGCGGAAGTCGCGCTGAAAATTCGTCAATCTCTTCAGTTAGAGGAGATTCTACAAGCGGCGGCGATCGAAGTCCAGAAGATTCTGCAAGCGGATCGAGTTTTAATTTATCGCCTGCGATCGGATGGTACTGGTAGTGCAGTTGCTGAGGCAGTGCTACCTGGTTGGTTCTCAGTTCTGGGACAGCAATTTGCTGCGGAAGTTTTTCCAGAGGATTGCCATCAGCTTTACTGTCAAGGGCGAATTCGCGGCATTGCCGATGTGGAACGGGAAGAAAACATTGCGCCTTGTTTAGTTGAATTCATGCGGCAAGTCCAAGTTAAAGCAAAACTGGTCGTGCCGATTATTATCAAAGAAGAACTCTGGGGTCTCTTAATTGCCCATCAATGCAGTAGTCCGCGAGATTGGACTGATTTTGAGACAGAGTTGCTGGGACAGCTAGCCGATCAAATTGGTATTGCCATAACTCAAGCTCAACTTTTAGAACAAGAAACTCGCTACTCTCAGGAGCTAGCGCGATCGAATGCCGAATTGCAACAATTTGCCTCGATTGCTTCGCACGATCTGCAAGAACCGTTGCGGAAGATTCAGGCATTCGGCAACAGACTTCAAGAAAAATATGGCGAAATCTTGAGCGAACAGGGGGCTGATTATATCAGGCGGATGCAAAACGCCGCCCAGAGAATGCAGATTTTAATTGACGATTTGCTCGTATTTTCACGAATTACAACTAGGGCGCAACCTTTCGTTGTCGTGAATCTTGCCAAGGTAGCAAAAGAGGTACTATCAGATTTAGAAGTGTTAATTCAGCAAACTGAGGCGCGCGTGGAGTTGAGCGAGCTACCAACCATTCATGCAGACCCATTACAAATGCGTCAGTTATTGCAAAATTTGATTGGCAATGCCATCAAATTTCGGCGAAAAAATGAACTTCCTTGCGTGAAGATCTACAGTCAAATTATCGATAATCGCGAACAATTAACTGAGAATTTGCTAAATACTTATCTTTGTCAAATTACAGTTGAAGATAACGGTATTGGTTTCGATCGAAAGTATTGCGATCGCATTTTTCAAGTTTTTCAACGGTTGCACGGTCGCAGCGAATACGAAGGCACGGGCATAGGTTTAGCGATTTGCCGTAAGATTGTCGAGCGGCATGGTGGCAGTATTACAGCCGAAAGTACGCCAAGCCAAGGAGCAAAATTTATCGTGACGCTACCCATGCATCAATCCATAGATTGA